CCAGTTCGCATCCTCCTGGATCGCATGAAGTCGCCGCTGGCGGCCGATTGTTGAAGTATTGCGTCGAGCAGAGCGGCGTTGGCGATATTCAAGCGGATATTGTTTACGAATGGCCTCAAGAGGAAGCATTGCTCGATCGAGCCAGTACGGTCGTCTTTTTGGGAGATACGTTTCCTCCGCAGCGGATGCCTGAGACGAAGAAAATCTTGACGCAGCTTGATGCGATGATGCAGCGCGGCTGCGGCATCGTCTGCATTCATTACGCGACGGGACTATGGGGCGAAGATGTAACGGCCGACGGCGATCACCCGTTGCTCGGTTGGCTAGGGGGATACTTCGCCAACGGCACTTGTCCGCATCACCAGGGGATCGCCAAAATTTTTCCGCAAGCGACGATCACGCCAGCCGCCGGCCAGCATCCGATTTTGCACGGTTGGAAGTCGTTCACGTTGCACGATGAACCGTACATCCTTAATTACTTTGGCGGTCCTCAGAATCGCCCGGCCGACAATGTCACGCCGATCGCGATATCAAAATTACCGCCGGAGAATCCGCACAACGAGATTGTCGCGTGGGCCGTTCAGCGCAAGGATAGCGGTCGCGGTTTTGCGATCGTCATGCCCCACTTCTACAAAAACTGGACCAACGATGACCTGCGCTGCTGCGTCTTGAACGGCATTGTGTGGACAGCGAAAGAAACCGTGCCGAACGACGGCGTGCAGGTGAAACTGCCGGAACTGACGCAGTTTGAGCCGGCCGCGGTCGAGTATGCGCCGCGCGCCAAACGACAACCGGCTGGCGCCAAGTAACCTGCGACGGCTTTAACGCTTCCACGCCAACAGCACGACTCCGGCGCCCACGAGCGCAATGCCCAACCATTCCCGCGGCACAGGGCGTTCGCCCAGAAAGAGAAACGCGAACACGGCGACCAGCACCAGGCTGAACTTGTCGACCGGCGCAACCTTGGACGCTTCCCCCACTTTCAACGCGCGGAAGTAACAAACCCACGAAGCGCCAGTCGCCAGGCCCGAAGCGACCAGAAACACGAGCGTCTTAAACGAGAGTTGCCGCGGATCACTAATCGCTCCGGTCGCCCAGACGAACCCGGCCAGCACGATCAAGATCACGACAGTGCGGATCAGCGTGGCGAAGTCCGAGTTGACGCCTTCCAGGCCGATCTTGGCGAAGATCGCGGTCAGCGCGGCGAAGCCGGCGGAGAGTAACGCCCAGGCGAACCAGTTGCTGGTGATGTCCATGAAACGCCTTACTTGCATTGGTGAAGGGATCTACCGACCGGGCCAGCGACAAAATGGCCCTGGCCTGCGGTTCTACCTATTCTAGCGTTCCGCCACACGACAATTTTTGGCCGCAGCGTCGTTTTCTGGGCGACGCCGGGGTGACTGTCCACGAGAAACGCTTTACGGTAGAAGGAGAGGAGTAGCGCCGGATGCTTCCACCATTATTGGGGATCTGAACCAAACGTCCTGACGCACTGTCTCCTTCAGCGTTCCCCGGCATCCAAATGCCATCCGCCCTCTCCGATGCACCCCAGCTGCGAACTTACTCTATGGCGACTGAAAGCCCCGAATCGACGCTTGCCGACGAAGTCTCCCCTGAAATTACTCCTTCCACAGAAGTTGCCGATGCGACGAAGGTGAGTCGCCCGCAGTTGGTGATCGCGATCCTGGGAGCGCTCAGCGTGTCGCATCTGTTGAACGATGTGATGCAGTCGCTGTTGCCTGCGGTTTATCCGCTATTGAAAGAAAACTATTCGCTGTCGTTCTTTCAGGTCGGGCTGATCACGTTCACGTTTCATGTGACCGCTTCGCTGCTGCAGCCGCTGGTCGGGATGGTGACCGATCGACGGCCATGGCCTTATTCGCTGGTCGTCGGGATGGGCTTTACGCTCGTCGGTTTGAATCTGTTGGCGTTGGCCGGAAGCTTTGAATCGATCTTAATCGCCGCCGCGATGGTCGGAATCGGCTCGTCGGTCTTTCATCCCGAAGCGTCGCGCGTGGCGCGGCTCGCCTCGGGGGGGCGTTATGGTTTTGCGCAGTCGTTGTTTCAAGTGGGAGGCAATGCAGGCTCGGCGATTGGTCCGTTGTTGGCCGCGTTTGTGGTCGCTCCTTGGGGACAGCCGAGCATCGCGTGGTTCTCGATCGGCGCCATCGCGGCCCTGATGATTTTGGGCTACGTCGGGCGATGGTATCAACGTCATTTGAACGACTTGAAAGCGAATCCGCGGAAGGTCCGAATCGAGCAAACGTCGACGCTGACGCCGGGCCGCGTGTATGGCGCCGTCGGCGTGTTGCTGATGTTGGTCTTTTCGAAGTACATCTACCTGGTCAGTCTGAGCAGCTACTACACGTTCTATCTGATGGACAAGTTCGACGTGCCGGTGCAATCGGCTCAGTTGTATCTGTTTATCTTCTTAGGCGCCGTCGCGGTCGGCACGTTGGGCGGAGGACCGGTCGGCGATCGATTGGGCTTTAAAACGGTGATTTGGTTTTCGATTCTCGGCGTGTTGCCGTTCACCTTGATTTTGCCTTACGCCAATTTGTTTGGGACGGTGGTGCTGACCGTGCCGATCGGTTTGATCCTGGCTTCCGCTTTCTCAGCAATCATCGTTTACGCCCAAGAACTGCTGCCGAGCAAAGTGGGCATGATCGCTGGGATGTTCTTCGGTTTCGCCTTTGGGATCGCCGGGATCGGCGCCGCGGTGCTCGGTTGGCTGGCCGATCAGACGAGTATCGAATACGTCTATCACGTCTGCTCGTTCCTGCCGCTGGTGGGACTTTTGACGGCACTGCTGCCGAATCTGGAGTCCCGAGGCTAGGCGAACAAGGTTTTTGAGGATTGTAAGTGGTTGTTATTTAATGGTTTACAATTGGAGCGGTTTTTTTCAAAAATGAATGTTGCAACGCATAGTGGTGCGACGTATAACAGGGGAATGACAAATGCACCCCGCAACAAGGAGAACGGACTCGCCGCTGAAATCGGCAAGCGAACTCCGTTTACCAGCTTGAAACAGGAAGCCTATCTGAATCTGGTTCGCACGCATGAGCAGCTTGCCGGCCAGTTTGCCCGACTGCTGAAGCAGCACGGCTTGTCGGACCCGCAATACAATGCGTTGCGCATCTTGCGGGGCGAAGGGAAGCCGATGCAGACCTACCAGATTGCGGAGCGGATGATCACGTCGCAGACCGATATTTCTCGCTTGGTTGATCGCCTTGAGACCAACGAGTTGGTCGAGCGAGAACGTAGCGCCGAAGATCGCCGTGTCGTGTGGGTTACGCTTACAAAGCAAGGAAGTGCGATTTTGAAGAAACTCGATCAACCGGTCGCCGATCTCCATGAGTCGCAGTTTAAAGCATTCAGCGATGACCAATTGAAGTCGTTGACCAAGTTGCTCTTTGCTGCTCGCAAGAGTGGAGAGTGACGCTCCTTTTTTTGCCGGATATATGTTGCAACATATATTTGTGTCGCGAGTTGCGTCTGGGCAACGAGTCGCGGCTGCGGATTGGAAACGAACCAATTGCAAAGTTTGATATTTAGAACAGGAAAATTCAAAATGGCCAAATTACTTCACATTGAGTCGTCCCCCCGGAAAGCTCGCTCCGCTTCGATCGCCGTGGCGAAAGAGTTTTTAGCGAAATATCAAGAGGCGAATCCGGCGGACGAAGTTGAGACATGGGACTTGTGGTCGACTTCGTTGCCGGAATTCGATGGCGATACGATCGACGCTAAGTACCAGATCTTGCATGGCCAAGATCACTCGCCAGAGCAAGCCGCCGCTTGGAAAGGAGTGACCGACGTGTTCGATCGATTCAACTCGGCCGATAAGTATGTGTTGAGTCTGCCGATGTGGAATTTTGGCGTTCCGTATAAACTGAAGCACCTGATCGACGTCATCACCCAGCCGGGGTTGGCTTTCAACTTTTCCCCAGAGACCGGCTACACGGGGCTAGTGACCGGCAAACCGATCACGGTGATTTATGCTCGCGGCGGCGAATACACGTCTAGCGAGCAAATGAAGGCGATCGATTTTCAAAAGTCATACGTTGAATTCTTGCTGGGCTTCATCGGCTTTACCGACGTGAAGAGTATCGTCATCGAGCCGATGTTGGCGCCGCCGGAAGTCGCTGGTCCTGCGAAAGAGAACGCTAAGAAGCAAGCGACGGAAATCGCGGCCAGCTTCTAGGTCAACGAATACCGAACGACGGATCGCTGCACGATCTGCTAAAAAACCGCCAGGCGCTTACGCAGCGCCTGGCGGTTTTTGTCATTCTCAGTTGCCGCCATCGGAAAAGTTGACGCGAAGTAAGAGTCACGTTGGAATTGCTGGAGGGAATCAGCCTGGTGATCCAAGGGAACTTTGGGGATCACCACTATCCGTTTCATCGCGATGACCATGTTGTGGCTAGCGTCAATAAGGCGTATTGGGCCTGGACCGACACCTACGGCATCGAAACGGAAGATAGCGCCGATGACGTCGCCATTTTGTGATCGACCAGGTCTGGGATGACCAACAGCGTCGCAGAAATAGTTCCTCGCCTTGATCCTGCTGGGGACGCGACCCGCTTATTCTGACTTGCCGCAGTTGATCATCCACGGCGTGCCGAAGCGATCGGTCACCATGCCAAAGCGCAACGCCCAGAAGGTTTCTTGCAGCGGCATCTCGATCTTGCCTCCTTCGGAGAGCCCGGCGAAAACCCGTTCCGCTTCGGAGGGTTCGTCAATTTGCAACGAAACCTTGAATCCTTGCGGTTTCGCAAATTGCTCTGGCGGACAGTCCGAAGCCATCAGCAGCGTATCGCCGATCGTCATGCACGCATGCATGATTTTGTCTTGCCAGTCTTCTGGGACATGCTCGCCGGCGGGAGTGCCGGCATGGGGCAATATCGCTTCGATCTTGGCGCCCAATAGCTTTTCGTAAAACTCAAACGCCGCTCGGCAATCGCCACGAAAAAAGAGATAGGGGCTGACTTGCATCGGGGGAAGCTCCTGAGGAATTCGATAGTGCGCACAATTTCGAATATTGGAGAGGAAGATTCCCTCTCAGGGAAGCGCGGAGGGCCAAATTTTAGGAAGAGTTCGCGCCAGGCGGTGCAAACCGCTAGTTCGAGTTCAGCGATTATCTCGCCTCCGTGTTGTTTTGCAACGTGCTCATTTGGATGCGAGCGGAGATTTCTTTCAAGAACGACTTACGCTCAATCGGCTTGGTTAGATAAGCGTCGCAACCGGCGTCTAGGCACTTATTAACGTCTCCGCGCATCGCATGAGCGGTCAATGCGATGATCTGGCCGGTGTAGCCGGCATTGCGAAGTTGAGCGGTCGCCGTGTAGCCGTCCATCACCGGCATTTGCATATCCATCAGGATGACGTCGAACGGAGTGTCTGCTCGCCATGCTTGGAGTGCGGCGTCGCGTCCGAGTTCGCCATTCTCAGCAATTGTGACGTCAGCGCCTGCTTTGCGGAGAATAAAGCCAATGAGTTTTCGATTGTCGGGACCATCCTCGACCAAGAGGACGCGCCCATGGAGGTTGCTGGTCGCGACGATGGTCGAGGGACTATCTGGTTCCGCGGCGTCATGCGACGATCGCAAGGGAACTCCGGTTAAATCACCCGTCGCAACACGTAGGGTGAAAGTGCTGCCGTGCCCCGGTTGGCTCTCGACCGTGATTTCACCTCCCAGCAACTCGGCGATTTGCTTGGTGATCGTCAAGCCAAGTCCGGTGCCGCCAAAATTGCGCGTTGTCGATGCGTCCGCTTGGCGAAATGGCTGAAAGATATGCTCCAACTGTTCCAACGACATGCCGATGCCCGAGTCAATTACCTGGAAGCTCATCAGCTCGTTGGCGAAGTCGCATTGGGCGATGACTTTCACCACCCCTTTTCGGGTGAACTTGATCGCGTTTCCGACGAGATTGAACAGGGCTTGCTTCAATCGCGTCGAATCGCTGCAGATCGTTTGCGGGAGTGAGCCTCGCCATTCGATCTGCAACTGATTCTCTTGGGCGATCGCTCGGTCGTTCAGTAACTCTTGCACGTCGCGCACAACTTCGATCGGATTCATGGTGCGCAGTTCGATATCGAACTTGCCCGCTTCGACTTTCGAAAGATCGAGAATGTCGTTGATCAATTCGAGCAGGTGATTTCCGTTGCGCTGAATGGTGCCGACTGATTTGCGTTTCTCCTCTTCCGACACCCCTTGTTCGAGCAGGAGATCGCTGAACCCGACGATAGCGGTCATGGGGGTTCGAATTTCGTGGCTCATATTGGCGAGAAACTCGCTTTTGATCTTGCTGGCGCGTTTCGCTTCTCGATGGGCGGAGATGAGCTCTGCGTTGACCGCTTTCAGGCGAGCCTCGACGGCGCATTTTTCCGTGATGTCGCTTTCGATCATCATGAATCCGGTCAGCGTGCCGTTGGCGTCAAATAGCGGTGCGATTTCAGTTGAAACAACATATTCTCGCCGGTCTTTAGCGTAGTTGACGATTTCCGCATTGGTGGAAACTCGGTGAAGGAACGCTTCCTGCAGGCGTGCGATCGCATCCGGATTGCTGTTAGGACCATACAACAGTTCGCTGGGCGTTTTTTGGAGGGCTTCTTCCAGTCGATACCCACTGATTCGCGTAAAGCCGTCGTTGACCCATTCAATCTTGCCGTCAATGTCGGTAATAATTACGCCGTTGCTGGTGCGACGAATAATCTTCGCCAGGCGTTCCGCTTCATCGGCTGCCTCCGTCGCGCATTTTTCGCTTGCTCGTAACTCTTGCGTCATGTCTTCAGCTAAGGCCATCGCGCGTGTTTGGCTTAAGCCCATCGACCAGACGATGCCGGCCAGCAATAAGCTGAGCGCCGCTCCGCCAAGTCCCAAGACTGCCGGCGTCACGCGATCAATTTGTGCGTCAAACTGGGGAGTGGTGCTTGTTACGATGGTCCAAGCCCGACCACCGACGGTGATCGGCTCGCTATGGAAAAAGGTGCGGCCTTTGTACGCCGCTTGATTGAAATGGAGGCCAGCGAAGTTATCCAAGTGGCGATCATGATCGTATAAATAGGGTCGTTTGGTCCGCTCGTCTCCATCGAAGATTTCAAAATCAAGTCCGTTGTCGAGCATATCGCCCATGCGATCCAGACTTCGCTCCAAGATAATCGGCGCATACAAGACGCCGGCTAGATTGGCTTCTCGCTCGACGGGCGTATGCGGATTGGTCTCGTTTTTGTAGACCGGAACATAATAGAGAAATCCGGACCGCTCGACATTATCTTGCAAGAGATGGATCATGCCGGTGATCGTCGGTTCGCCAGAGCGGATCGCTTTTTCGATCGCAGTGCGCCGAATATTTTCGGATCCAATATCGTAACCCCAGGCAGCGCGATTATCTTCCAGGGGATAGACATGTTGGATGATGTACGCGATCGGCGCGTCTCCAAGAGAATGAACCGCGAACTCGGGCGCATTGTCGGCTCGTTCTTGGGCGACAAAGCTATCAACATCGTCGCGGTTGACGCGTTGGATCATGCCAAAGCCGATGGCGCCCGGAAATTCGTTCGGCAAGTCGCGGGAAGCGACATACGCGGCGAATTCGCGGCGGTCCACAAATTGACTGCCGGTGTACATGCCGCGGGCCCCATTGAGACCATAGACGCAGATGTTTGCACGTCGTTGAATCTCCAGCGTCAGCAACTCGCTTCGCCGTAAGAACTGTGCGAAATTGGCGCTGCGAATATGATTTTGCGAGTCGCGAACGAGTAAAGCCGTCACCAGAAATCCAACCAGTAACGTCACAGTGACGATGCAGATTAAGGGTTGCGCGCGGCGGATATCTTTTTTCAAACGCGTGAAGAAAACGTCGGTCTTCGCAAGTTTCAATCCTTGCGAAGCCAGAAGAATACTCAATGCAATGGTCGAGAGGAGCAACGCCGTATGGATCGCTGTGGTGGAAAAGATGGGAATATCTCGGAGACCCGACGCGCGACTCAGAAACATCCCCACGCCGAGGACGCCGATTGCTCCGCCGAGGAGCGTCGCTCCGATTCCAATTGGCTTGAAAGTTCCGCGCCAAAGAAGCATCCCGACGCCTAGCAACGAGATTCCCAGTGATGTTCCTAATGACATTTGCCCTGGAATCTCGCCGGCTGCAATGGAAGCGGGGTCATCGCATAGCAACGTATTGATCCCCAGATCAACCGCCGTTAGAGATTGGGTCAAATTCGCGATTCCCATTGCGATCGCGAGCAAGGCAAGCAGTTGGGGAAGAAGTTGGAGTCTGTTGGGGGGACGCGTCACGATCGTCCAAAACAGTCCGGCCAGAGAGAGGAGCGCCAAGCCGACGGCCGTGTTGACCTTCATCGTGGGAAGTCCCGCGATGATGGATCGTAAACTGATCCAGCCTGCCGGCCACGCGATGAGGACGAGCAAGGATGTTAGCAGGCTCAGGCAAAGCAGAATTCGAGCGGCGATGATTAGCCACGCAGCGTCAATCGTCGCCGTCGTGCGCGATTCATCACGATGGCTAACTTTTATCTGCATTTCAATTCTTGCCCCCTACCAATCTCCGCCCTGGGATGGCGCACAAAACCTGCTTCGTTCTGTTCGCCGCCATCGTGGAGATGATTTTCATTACGCGAAAATCTAGGTTGTCCGCAAATTCACGAGAGCAAGCAGGGGGATATTCACCGTAACTCCACGCAGGAGAGAGCGCTGCGGGCATTAGAAAACGCACAATCGACACATCTGCTACCGCCAAAACGGCGAAGTTGACTACGATTGAAGTTGGAAGCAGTTTCAGCGCGGACGCATCCGTTAGCTAGAAGTTGGCATGAGTCCCGTCAATGTGCCGGTGCTGCTGGAGAATCGATCGGTTTCAACTCCCATTCGCTGCAGCATGCTGACGAAAAGATTGCAAAGCGGCGTATTGTCATCCTGACGAAACGCAAGGTGCTCGCCATGTTGAAATCCGCCGCCTGCCAGCAGAATCGGCAGGTTGGTATTGCTATGGATGTTGGCGTCTCCCATGTTGCTGCCAAACAGCACCATCGTACTGTCTAGCAAGCGACCAGCGCCGTCAGGTTGGGCGGCCAGGCTTTCCAGCAACTCGCCAAAGATTCTTAGTTGTTGCAGATCGACTTTTTCGAGCTGGGCGACCTTTTGCGGCGACTGGCCATGGTGGCTCAGGTTGTGGTAGCCGTCGAGCGATTTTTCCTGATCAACAATCTCAAACACGCCGGTTGCAAACGCGTCGATCATAAGCGTTACGATCCGGGTCGAATCGCTCTGTAACGCTAACTGCGCCATTGAAAGCATCAACTCCAGTTTCGAGAAGAACTGCGATTTGTCCAGGATGTCGACCGGCGGTTCACGTTCGACGACAGGCTTTGGTAGTTGTTCCCAGTTGCCGGCGGCATGCAAACGTTCTTCCAACTGGCGAACCGAGGTGAAATATTGATCCAGTCGATGTTGGTCGTCAGTTCCCAGCCCACGTTGAAAATGACGCATGTCTTCTAACAAGACGTCCAAGATGCTGCTGCGTTGCTGCAGTTGATGTAGGCGAAGTTCGACTTCGCTTTTGCTCCCTTGTACAAACATCTGTCGAAATAGAGCCGCGGGACTATCTTCGGCCGGCAGCAAGGCGCCGTCGCGCGACCACGACAAGCTGCGGTTCGCTTTGTCGATGTTGACGCCCAGGTTGAGCGTTGGGAAGCGCGTTTGTTGACCGAGCTGCTCGACCGCGAATTGATCGAGAGAAATCGAATTGCGAAAACCGCTGCGCGTCGGGTCTCGGGCTGCGGTAAGAAAGCAATTCTCGGTCGAATGGCCACCCACAACCGACGGATGGGACAACCCGCTGAATACGGTAAAGTCTTGGCGATGGTCGCCGATCACTTTTAAGTAGGGCGATAATTGGTAGTCAGCGCCGCTTTGTTGCGGAAAAAAGGGAGCAGGCAATACGCCTAGATTATTCGAGATCAGCAACATCCGTTGCGGAGTTTCGCCCGCAGGAATCGAATCGCCATAGAGCGGGCGGAAACAGTCGAGCAGCGGCAAGCCGAGACAAACGCCTACGCCTTGTAAAAAGCGGCGTCGCTTGAAAGAGCGAGTGAGGAAGTGTGAGTTTGTCATCGTTTACGGAGTGCTTTCTACTTCAGTGAAAATCGGGCTGGCGACCCATTGATGCAGCAGGTCACGCGTGCGATAGCCATTGGCGGCACATTGATCAAGAATCGAATCGATCTCGGATCGATCCGAAAATCGAACCTCGGCGCCGGTCGCATAAAGCGTCCATTGGTGCAGCAAATTGCGAGCAAGTTGGCGAGGACTGGCCACTAGCAACGTTTTCAGTTCATGGACGTCTGCAAATTGCTCTCCGCTGAGCAGCGTGCCCGCGGCGTCAACTTCGGCCGCAACACGGTATTTAAACGGATGACCGGCTCGATCAATACCTGTAATTTCAACCCCTTTCTCCAAGCTCCGATATCGATCGCGCCATGCTCCCATCACGTCGAAATTCTCCAGTGCAAAGCCAACCGGATCGAAACGTGCGTGACATGCGGCGCAAGATTCTTCAGCCGCATGTTTCGCCAGCAGTTGCCGAACGGTGGAAGCTCCGCGGATATCAGGCTCGATTGCCGGTATCGATTTAGGAGGGGGCGGCGGAGGCTGTCCTAGCAACTTCTCCATGACCCAGACTCCTCGTTTGACCGGCGACGTGGTCGTTCCATCGGTGGTCAACTTTAAGACAGACGCTTGCGTGAGCAATCCGCCATAGGGACTCCACTCTGGCAAATCGACGCGGCGCATCGCCGAGCCGCTTTGTCGAGCCAATCCATAATGAGCGGCCAGCCGGTCGTTCAGGTAGGTGAAATCAGAATCAATGATCGTTGTAATCGGCAAGTTATCGCGAATCATGGCCGCGAAAAACGTTTGGGTCTCGCGCTCCATCGAATCGACCAGGTAGTCATCTTTGCGATACTCGGGATAGAGTCGAATATCGGGCAAATCGCGGCGTAAATTGCTGAGGTTGAGCCATTGATCGGTAAAGTGGTTGACGAAGCGATCAAATCGTCGGTCGAGGATCATGCGGTCAACTTCCGCTTGCAATTGTTCCGGATTAGCCAGTTCGCCGTCCGTCGCTTTTTGCAGCAGTCGCTCATCGGGACGCGAGTTCCAGAAGAAGTGCGAAAGACGCGAAGCAAGCGCCGTGGGGGCGTGTCGCGGATTGGTGAGATAGAGGAAATGACCAGAGCAGAGCAGCGCTTGATATCCCTTCAGCATCGCATCTGCAAAGGGAACGCCTGCGTCGAGTTCGGCGTTGATCAGGCGGAGATAGGTGTCTGCGGCGTGATCCGAAAGGGGACCGCCCGCGACTTGTGCAGCGAACCGATGAAACAGAAGTCGCGCGTCTGTTTTCGGTTGTTGTGAAATGACCGACACCGGCAGCCGGCTAGTAGGCTCAGGCGGCCCAATCGCAAGGTCTCCGAAAAGTACGTGATGCGAAGCGGCTGGCCATTGGGGCGGAGAGAGCGGCCCGGCGACTTCCAGCCACTCGAAAGCGGCGCCGCGATGTCCATCCGCAGGCATCGGCGGAAAGTCATAAAAGAATCCGCCATCGGTACGGATAAACGGCACCGGCAAGCCGAGTAAGCTGTACTCGAAAGTCTCACCGGCTTTCAGCAGAATCGTGGTTTCAAACGTCTTCACTTCCGGCTGCAAGTCGATCCACCCGCCGGTCTCGCGAACATCGCCAGAAACGTCGGCGCCGGATGGTTGTCGCGCCCGAAAACTGATCGGCAGCGGATCATAAGCCGGAACAAGCCGAAATCCAGGCAACTGTCGCACCGCTCGCGCAGCAAAGCGAATCTGGTATTCGCCCTCGACCGGGGCGACAAACCCCCGCGGATATCCAAAGTAGGGCCATGTGGCCGAACGAAAGAGCGCTAGTTCAACAGGAGCTTCATCAAACTCCTGCGGCGTCAACTCTTTCACGCGAGCGCTCGAAATCATTTTGCCGTTACGAGCGAAGAACATCGCTTCGCGTCCGCCGAAAGTCTCGCCGGACGGAAAGAG
The nucleotide sequence above comes from Blastopirellula sp. J2-11. Encoded proteins:
- a CDS encoding DUF1592 domain-containing protein; protein product: MSQRNPVLITFTALLAIAVCPVSAAEPVAVVHQILQQTCYDCHDEFSAEGDLVLAKLPWDLQDAKVRRRWTQIHDRIAAGEMPPDRDDLSEEDRKAILTALQQSIGKAEKAEIQQQGRSSLRRLSRSEYEDNLRDLLKLPHLDVAARLPEDRQLHGFTKVADSLDMSSVQLNAYLDSAQAALQQAVASGVEPPLQVRHRVTGTRLFPSGETFGGREAMFFARNGKMISSARVKELTPQEFDEAPVELALFRSATWPYFGYPRGFVAPVEGEYQIRFAARAVRQLPGFRLVPAYDPLPISFRARQPSGADVSGDVRETGGWIDLQPEVKTFETTILLKAGETFEYSLLGLPVPFIRTDGGFFYDFPPMPADGHRGAAFEWLEVAGPLSPPQWPAASHHVLFGDLAIGPPEPTSRLPVSVISQQPKTDARLLFHRFAAQVAGGPLSDHAADTYLRLINAELDAGVPFADAMLKGYQALLCSGHFLYLTNPRHAPTALASRLSHFFWNSRPDERLLQKATDGELANPEQLQAEVDRMILDRRFDRFVNHFTDQWLNLSNLRRDLPDIRLYPEYRKDDYLVDSMERETQTFFAAMIRDNLPITTIIDSDFTYLNDRLAAHYGLARQSGSAMRRVDLPEWSPYGGLLTQASVLKLTTDGTTTSPVKRGVWVMEKLLGQPPPPPPKSIPAIEPDIRGASTVRQLLAKHAAEESCAACHARFDPVGFALENFDVMGAWRDRYRSLEKGVEITGIDRAGHPFKYRVAAEVDAAGTLLSGEQFADVHELKTLLVASPRQLARNLLHQWTLYATGAEVRFSDRSEIDSILDQCAANGYRTRDLLHQWVASPIFTEVESTP